One stretch of Zingiber officinale cultivar Zhangliang chromosome 6B, Zo_v1.1, whole genome shotgun sequence DNA includes these proteins:
- the LOC121989037 gene encoding probable inactive receptor kinase At1g48480, with protein MASKRFLFLAAFSFFLLTSLWPGGAPDLAADGAALLALRAAVGRSVLTWNASRSPCTWQGVECGSGRVTALRLPGVGLIGPIPVAAVRNLSALRTLSLRYNALSGVLPFDLPGLPELRNLYLQHNRFSGNIPPALGSVRNLIRFNLAGNQLSGEIPQELNNLTRLRTLYLENNRLSGSIPPLDLPNLSQFNVSFNPLKATIPSRFRTFPSSAFLSTGLCGRPLQPCLSDIPPSAALGAAGRDNGGGAGKGKNKLSGGAIAGIAIGSAAFILILLILLILLCRRSGKNRTSSLEAVETRVKQPEEAVSASEQDNQVGGSSQANIRPAPTAAIAGGKKLVFFSGARATFDLEDLLRASAEVLGKGTFGTTYKAVLEMGITVAVKRLKDVTLTEEDFREKVEVIGAIDHPNLVPLRAYYYSKDEKLLVYDYMPLGSLSALLHGYRVSGRTPLSWETRTGIALAAAYGIEYIQSTGSSTSHGNIKSSNVLLTKSFEAHVSDHGLALLAGPSSSSTRIVGYRAPEVTDARMISQKADVYSFGVLLMELLSGKAPAQALNDEGIDLPRWVQSIVPEEWATEVFDPELLRYQTLEEDMVQFLQLAVDCTAQHPDKRPSMTEVVTRMKVIQTSRLKS; from the exons ATGGCTTCCAAGCGATTCCTCTTCCTCGCCGCCttctctttcttccttcttacgtCATTGTGGCCTGGCGGAGCGCCGGATCTGGCGGCCGACGGCGCCGCTCTGCTTGCCCTCCGCGCCGCAGTCGGCCGCTCCGTCCTTACATGGAACGCGTCGCGCTCCCCTTGCACGTGGCAGGGCGTCGAGTGCGGCTCCGGCCGCGTCACGGCACTACGGCTGCCCGGCGTCGGCCTCATCGGCCCCATCCCGGTCGCCGCTGTCCGAAACCTCTCAGCTCTCCGCACCCTTAGCCTCCGCTACAATGCGCTCTCTGGCGTCCTACCGTTCGACCTCCCCGGACTCCCTGAGCTCCGCAATCTCTACCTGCAGCATAATCGGTTCTCCGGTAATATCCCTCCTGCTCTCGGCTCGGTCAGGAACCTCATCCGGTTCAACCTCGCCGGCAACCAGCTTTCGGGAGAAATCCCGCAAGAACTCAACAACCTTACTCGGCTTCGAACCCTTTACTTAGAGAACAACCGGCTCAGTGGAAGCATTCCTCCTCTCGACCTACCCAACCTCTCACAGTTCAATGTGTCGTTCAATCCGCTGAAAGCAACAATTCCCTCAAGGTTTCGCACGTTTCCTTCGAGCGCATTCTTGTCCACAGGGCTCTGCGGAAGACCGCTTCAGCCGTGTCTAAGCGATATTCCTCCATCCGCTGCCCTCGGTGCTGCTGGGCGTGATAATGGTGGCGGGGCTGGAAAGGGAAAGAACAAGCTTTCGGGAGGCGCCATCGCTGGGATCGCAATCGGGTCTGCGGCCTTCATCCTGATTCTCCTCATATTGTTGATACTACTCTGCCGTAGGAGTGGCAAGAACAGGACGAGTTCGCTGGAGGCGGTTGAGACGAGGGTAAAGCAGCCAGAGGAGGCCGTATCAGCGTCAGAACAGGACAACCAAGTCGGAGGGAGCAGCCAGGCAAACATTCGACCGGCACCAACTGCGGCAATTGCAGGGGGGAAAAAGCTGGTCTTCTTCAGCGGTGCTAGGGCAACATTCgatctagaggatttgctgagggcATCGGCAGAGGTGCTGGGAAAGGGGACGTTTGGGACGACATACAAGGCGGTGCTGGAGATGGGGATAACAGTGGCGGTGAAGAGGCTAAAAGATGTGACTTTGACAGAGGAGGACTTCCGTGAGAAGGTGGAGGTCATTGGGGCGATCGACCACCCCAACTTAGTGCCGCTACGGGCGTACTACTACAGCAAGGATGAGAAGCTACTGGTGTATGATTATATGCCCCTGGGAAGCCTATCAGCTCTCTTGCATG GTTACAGGGTATCTGGCAGAACACCTCTCAGCTGGGAGACAAGAACCGGTATTGCCCTTGCAGCAGCCTATGGCATTGAATACATTCAATCAACTGGATCTTCTACTTCGCATGGCAATATTAAGTCCTCCAATGTCCTGCTCACCAAGTCCTTTGAAGCCCATGTGTCCGACCATGGCCTCGCTCTTCTTGCAGGTCCATCATCCTCTTCTACCCGCATTGTGGGTTACCGTGCGCCAGAGGTCACTGATGCTCGCATGATTTCTCAAAAGGCCGATGTGTACAGCTTTGGCGTGCTACTAATGGAGCTGCTCTCAGGGAAGGCCCCTGCCCAAGCCCTCAATGACGAAGGCATTGATCTCCCAAGGTGGGTCCAGTCAATTGTGCCTGAGGAGTGGGCAACTGAGGTGTTTGATCCTGAGCTGCTGAGGTACCAAACCCTGGAGGAGGATATGGTGCAGTTTCTTCAGCTTGCTGTGGACTGCACTGCTCAACATCCTGATAAACGACCTTCAATGACTGAGGTTGTTACCCGCATGAAGGTAATTCAGACATCAAGACTTAAATCCTAA